In Triticum urartu cultivar G1812 unplaced genomic scaffold, Tu2.1 TuUngrouped_contig_6058, whole genome shotgun sequence, a single genomic region encodes these proteins:
- the LOC125530084 gene encoding uncharacterized protein LOC125530084, which produces MVMDGGGDTDGDGAAEDGQGAAAEGSNLGADVDPTLVENGDGRAAARCGQGEAPEAKGSGQRTATDGDNTALAGDQGTATTGSGQGVALARGSTAGVGGESGEAWLGRPRKELLGQARERLGRPRKELHGHVQSGEEKPMWS; this is translated from the coding sequence ATGGTTATGGATGGCGGCGGCGATACGGATGGGGACGGCGCTGCGGAGGATGGCCAGGGCGCGGCCGCGGAGGGGTCAAACCTAGGCGCTGATGTGGATCCGACATTGGTGGAGAATGGCGACGGCAGGGCTGCGGCTAGGTGCGGCCAGGGCGAGGCTCCAGAAGCAAAGGGGTCGGGCCAGCGCACGGCTACAGATGGAGACAACACGGCTTTGGCAGGTGACCAGGGCACGGCTACAACGGGCTCGGGCCAGGGTGTTGCATTGGCCAGGGGCTCAACCGCCGGCGTGGGTGGAGAATCAGGCGAGGCATGGCTGGGTCGACCCCGGAAGGAGCTGCTGGGTCAGGCAAGGGAAAGGCTAGGTCGACCACGGAAGGAGCTACATGGGCATGTCCAGTCCG